Part of the Nitrospirota bacterium genome is shown below.
CAACGGTATGATGACGGGTTAGAATTATACCATGAACACCTCCTGCATCAGCTGTTCTTATTACAGCACCGAGATTTCGTGGATCCTCAATACCATCAAGGGCTAAAAGTAATGGTTTCCCCCCTTTTGATTTTGCAATATTTAACATTTTATCAATAGTGGAGTAACACTTAGAGGTTGTAAGGGCAACAACACCCTGATGGACAACTCGCTGCCCCCTTGCTTCCGCAAGAAGTTTTTCAATAAAATTATGGGAGACATATTTCAGGTCTATCTTTCTCTTTTTACACAGCTCTGCTATCCTATCAATCTCTTTCCCCCTTTTTTCTTCTATTACATAGACTCCATAAATGGACCGATTTTCAGCTTTTTTTAATACCTCATACACAGGATTAATGCCATATATAACCTCCTTGCTTGCTTTAATCATCATATCTTGACCTTCCAGACTGTGCCTTCAGGTCTATCTTCAAGCAATATCCCTGCTGTCTCCAGTTCTTTGCGTATCCTATCAGCGCGTTCCCAGTCCTTCCTTAACCTCGCCTCTTTCCTTTCCTCTATCTTTTTCTCTATCTCTTCATCGGTAAGACTGATTGTTCCCTTTCTCTTTCTGTAGAACCATTCATGTGGTATCTTTTTAAAGAGATTAAGAACATCACCTATTTCTTCTAAACGCATCAGTGCTACATTAAGAAGATAGGCTATTGTCGACTCTGAGTCACCCATTTTATCCATATATCTATTGATGGTTCTGATAAGTCCAAAGATATGTCCGAGCACCTGAGCAGTGTTAAAATCATCATCCATTACCTCAACAAAGGCATTTTTAAATCCCATAATCTCGTCATAAAGCATTTTTGCATCATAATCGAGTAGTGAGGGGTCGATATCCGATGTGGTATCTGTTGACCTCATTTGAATATATGAAATAATCCGTTCCTTCGTAGAATAGAAGCGATCAAGTGTAGATTCAGCCTCTTTGAGATTCCTGTCAGAGTAATCTATTGGACTGCGATAATGGGTAGAAAGAAGAAAAAGGCGAACAGTCTCTGGGTCATAGATTTCTAATACTTCTTTAATAGTAAAGAAATTCTTCAACGATTTTGACATCTTTTCCTGATTTATGCTGACGAAACCGTTATGCATCCAGTAATTGACAAATCGCCTTCCTGTATATGCCTCACTCTGTGCAATTTCATTCTCATGGTGTGGAAATATGAGATCTTTGCCACCTGCATGGATATCTATATTTTCACCTAAGTGTTTTAATACCATAGCAGAACATTCGATATGCCATCCAGGTCTTCCCTCCTTTCCCCATGGACTATTCCATGAAGGTTCATCCTCTTTTGATGACTTCCACAATGCAAAATCAAGCGGATCTGTCTTTCTTTCATTCACTTCTACCCTTGCACCTGCAAGCATCTCATCAAGATTTCTTTTTGAAAGCCTTCCATAGTTTTCAAACCTGCTTACATCAAAAAAGACATCTCCATTAACAACGTAGCCGAATCCCTTCTCTATCAATCCATTAATTATCTCTATCATCTCAGGGATATGTTCGGTAGCTTTTGGCTCTATGTCTGCCCTTTCTACGCCAAGTGCATCCATGTCCCTGCGATATTCTTCCGTAAATCTCCTTGCAATATCCCACGCCGATACTCCTTCTTCCCGTGCCCTGTTTATTATCTTGTCATCTATATCGGTAAAGTTCCTCACATATTTCACATCGTATCCTTTATAAATAAGGTATCTACGGATTACATCGAATACGACCGCGCCTCTTGCATGCCCAAGATGACAATAATCATATACTGTAACACCGCATACATACATTTTGACCTTCTTGGGTGTTACAGATTTAAATTCTTCCTTTTTCCCAGTCAAGGTATTGAATATCTTTATAATTCCCTTTTCTCTTCCCTCAAGTTCTGCCAACCTATTCTCAAGCCTTTTAATCTCTGCATGTATTTTCTCAAAACCCATTTCAATAGGATCAGGGATATGTATGTGATTCATAAGATTCTCTGTCTTTTCTCCTTTAATGCTGACTACCTTACCAGGAATACCGACAACAGTAGAGTATGGAGGAACAGATTTCAGGACAACGGAATTTGCCCCGACCTTCACGAAATCACCTATCTCTATCCCACCGAGTATCTTTGCTCCTGCACCAATAACTACATTATTCCCAATAGTTGGATGTCGTTTCCCACGCTGCTTCCCTGTTCCTCCAAGTGTAACCCCTTGAAATAATGTGACATTCTCACCAATTTCTGAAGTCTCACCGATAACAACACCCATACCATGATCGATAAAGAAGCCTCCCCCTATCTTTGCTCCTGGATGTATCTCTATGCCTGTAAAGAATCTGTTTATCTGTGAGAGAACTCGTGGCAATAGAGGTATCTTCTTTTCCCAGAGCCAATGGACAATTCTATGGCAGAAGATTGCATGAAACCCTGAATATGTAAAGATTACTTCAATCATACTCGTAGCCGCCGGGTCTCTTTCGAAAACTGCCTTTAAATCCTTCTTTACCATCTCAAACATATCCTTATTACTCACCGAGAAGACACACGGCGTAAGCCTCTATACATTCCCCTTTACCCACAGGACCCAATCCTTCAGAGGTCTTTGCCTTTATACTTATGCGTAATTTATCTGTTCCAATCTCTCTGCTTATAACATTACGCATACCATCTATATAGGGTGACAGATGGGGCTGCTCTGCCACAACAGAACAATCGATATGTTCAACCTTATAACCTTTGTTTTTTACGATGTTAACCACCTTGCAGAGTAGATTCATGCTTGAAATATCTTTATAAGCAGGATCTGTATCAGGGAAATGCCTTCCTATATCTCCTTCATTGGCAGCACCTAATAATGCATCAGAAATGGCGTGGAGTAGCACATCGGCATCTGAGTGTCCCATCAGTCCTTTTTCAAAAGGTATCTCTATCCCCCCGAGTATCAGCCTTCTTCC
Proteins encoded:
- the rlmB gene encoding 23S rRNA (guanosine(2251)-2'-O)-methyltransferase RlmB; the encoded protein is MMIKASKEVIYGINPVYEVLKKAENRSIYGVYVIEEKRGKEIDRIAELCKKRKIDLKYVSHNFIEKLLAEARGQRVVHQGVVALTTSKCYSTIDKMLNIAKSKGGKPLLLALDGIEDPRNLGAVIRTADAGGVHGIILTRHHTVALTPIVAKTSAGALEYVAVTVVTNLRATLSALKKKGLWILGLENTASQSIYSLDLDIPLVVVIGGENTGLRKGIVEECDFLGNIPMYGHINSLNLSVATGVVIYEILNQRLLIGEKTKGKAKKIFKIN
- the cysS gene encoding cysteine--tRNA ligase, whose protein sequence is MIKIFNTLTGKKEEFKSVTPKKVKMYVCGVTVYDYCHLGHARGAVVFDVIRRYLIYKGYDVKYVRNFTDIDDKIINRAREEGVSAWDIARRFTEEYRRDMDALGVERADIEPKATEHIPEMIEIINGLIEKGFGYVVNGDVFFDVSRFENYGRLSKRNLDEMLAGARVEVNERKTDPLDFALWKSSKEDEPSWNSPWGKEGRPGWHIECSAMVLKHLGENIDIHAGGKDLIFPHHENEIAQSEAYTGRRFVNYWMHNGFVSINQEKMSKSLKNFFTIKEVLEIYDPETVRLFLLSTHYRSPIDYSDRNLKEAESTLDRFYSTKERIISYIQMRSTDTTSDIDPSLLDYDAKMLYDEIMGFKNAFVEVMDDDFNTAQVLGHIFGLIRTINRYMDKMGDSESTIAYLLNVALMRLEEIGDVLNLFKKIPHEWFYRKRKGTISLTDEEIEKKIEERKEARLRKDWERADRIRKELETAGILLEDRPEGTVWKVKI
- the ispF gene encoding 2-C-methyl-D-erythritol 2,4-cyclodiphosphate synthase, with protein sequence MRIGFGYDVHRLVAGRRLILGGIEIPFEKGLMGHSDADVLLHAISDALLGAANEGDIGRHFPDTDPAYKDISSMNLLCKVVNIVKNKGYKVEHIDCSVVAEQPHLSPYIDGMRNVISREIGTDKLRISIKAKTSEGLGPVGKGECIEAYAVCLLGE